The Chloroflexota bacterium genome includes a window with the following:
- a CDS encoding nucleotidyltransferase family protein — MRSAMAGLAQGLRPEAAVLLLGARSRLDARAAAQLRARLAGPLDWAYLQRIAQANGVTALLSWQLHAHGRDLSPPSVLADLRAQFLANAAHNLLSQRELLDVVQLLEGQGVATVPFKGPVLAAAAYANPSLRQYVDLDILVKRRDLRRALQLLHERGYRRALDLHGLGRVAYTQSECAIDLVSADGSIMVEVHWDLMPHYFSLPFDLTRLWGELETADLQGVTIRSLAVTDLLLFLCLHGAKHRWEQLRWLCDLAEIAASRPELDWARLVRLATEMGSARMLLLGLLLAAELLDAAIPPWVVKRAADDPILVDLAQTVVRQLFAETDELFAARNLFYLRAMESAWQRLRYCLHVALVPTKHELSTDPLPSGLSALYYPRHILHLLEQVGEEVVERSVQLAGRVAGRPRSTARSPRPRSSHAHH; from the coding sequence GTGCGTTCGGCGATGGCGGGGCTGGCGCAGGGGCTGCGTCCCGAGGCCGCGGTACTGCTGCTCGGTGCACGCTCCCGCCTGGACGCCAGGGCGGCAGCCCAGCTTCGCGCCCGGCTGGCTGGCCCCCTGGACTGGGCGTACCTCCAGCGGATCGCCCAGGCCAACGGCGTGACGGCGCTGCTCTCCTGGCAGCTCCACGCCCACGGCCGGGATCTGTCGCCCCCGAGCGTGCTCGCAGACCTCCGCGCGCAGTTCCTGGCGAACGCGGCGCACAACCTGCTCTCGCAGCGCGAGCTGCTGGACGTCGTGCAACTGCTCGAAGGGCAGGGGGTCGCCACCGTCCCGTTCAAGGGGCCGGTGCTGGCGGCGGCGGCCTACGCCAACCCTTCGCTGCGCCAGTACGTCGACCTGGACATCCTGGTCAAGCGGCGCGATCTGCGGCGTGCGCTCCAACTGTTGCACGAGCGCGGCTATCGGCGCGCCCTCGACCTCCACGGCCTGGGGCGGGTCGCCTACACCCAGTCCGAATGCGCCATCGATCTCGTGAGCGCCGATGGCTCCATCATGGTCGAAGTCCACTGGGACTTGATGCCGCACTATTTTTCACTCCCCTTCGACCTGACGCGGCTCTGGGGGGAGCTTGAGACGGCCGACCTGCAAGGCGTCACGATCCGCAGCCTCGCCGTGACGGATCTGCTGCTGTTCCTCTGCCTGCACGGAGCCAAGCACCGCTGGGAGCAGCTGCGCTGGCTCTGCGATCTTGCGGAGATCGCCGCCTCGCGGCCGGAGCTGGACTGGGCACGGCTGGTGCGGCTGGCGACGGAGATGGGCAGCGCTCGGATGCTGCTGCTCGGGCTGCTCCTGGCCGCCGAGTTGCTGGACGCCGCCATACCACCGTGGGTCGTCAAGCGGGCCGCCGACGATCCGATCCTGGTCGATCTGGCGCAGACGGTGGTCCGCCAGTTGTTCGCGGAGACGGACGAGCTGTTCGCGGCGCGCAACCTCTTCTACCTCCGCGCGATGGAATCGGCCTGGCAGCGGCTGCGCTACTGCCTGCACGTCGCCCTGGTGCCGACTAAGCACGAGCTTTCCACCGATCCGCTGCCATCCGGCCTCTCGGCGCTCTACTATCCGCGCCACATCCTCCACTTGCTG